A window of the Tunturibacter empetritectus genome harbors these coding sequences:
- the rplV gene encoding 50S ribosomal protein L22, translating to MAKAAEKIREFRAEAKFQRTSPQKAKLVLDLIKGLRVEQALNTVHFSTKRMAPVVEKVLRSAIQNATYVSQEQGLDVDVDNLYVRTAIANEGPRMKRIRPAPMGRAFRYQRRLAHIIVTVAEKKSATAISAAADATPAPAAKKSKKKAATKTAAKKPAAKKAAAKKPAVKKAAK from the coding sequence ATGGCTAAGGCAGCAGAAAAAATCAGAGAGTTCCGCGCAGAAGCGAAGTTTCAGCGCACCAGCCCGCAGAAGGCGAAGCTTGTCCTGGATCTGATCAAGGGACTACGCGTCGAGCAGGCGCTCAATACCGTTCACTTCAGCACGAAGCGCATGGCACCCGTGGTTGAGAAGGTTCTGCGTTCGGCGATCCAGAACGCAACCTACGTCTCGCAGGAGCAGGGGCTCGACGTGGATGTCGATAACCTCTACGTTCGCACCGCGATCGCGAACGAAGGTCCGCGCATGAAGCGCATCCGCCCTGCCCCAATGGGCCGCGCGTTCCGCTATCAGCGCAGACTCGCACACATCATCGTTACGGTTGCGGAGAAGAAGTCGGCCACTGCGATCAGCGCAGCTGCTGATGCGACTCCGGCTCCAGCCGCGAAGAAGAGCAAGAAGAAGGCAGCCACCAAGACTGCGGCGAAGAAGCCCGCAGCCAAGAAGGCAGCCGCCAAGAAACCCGCAGTGAAAAAGGCCGCGAAGTAA
- the rplC gene encoding 50S ribosomal protein L3 → MSVVGILGKKVGMTQIFDERGDIHPVTVLKAGPCVITQLKTLVKDGYEAAQIGYVDFVKASKINKAMTGHFAKSNVPPVRMIKEVELEAVKTVEGEEKVTAKAGDRILVDIFNDERFVDVIGTSKGRGFAGVIRRHGFGGGPKSHGHMFQVQGSIGASSFPSRVFPGQRMPGHMGHAQITVRNLRIRGIDLEDNLLLVEGAVPGPRDGFVLISKAKAPPRERRGFAGAATKDALKASKKAAPSKKK, encoded by the coding sequence ATGTCAGTAGTAGGAATTCTCGGGAAAAAAGTCGGCATGACGCAGATCTTCGACGAGCGCGGTGATATTCACCCTGTGACCGTCCTGAAGGCTGGTCCGTGCGTGATCACTCAGTTGAAGACGCTCGTAAAGGACGGATACGAAGCCGCTCAGATTGGCTATGTTGACTTCGTGAAGGCTTCGAAGATCAACAAGGCGATGACTGGCCACTTCGCAAAGTCGAACGTTCCTCCGGTCAGGATGATCAAGGAAGTCGAGCTCGAAGCAGTGAAGACTGTTGAAGGCGAAGAGAAGGTCACGGCTAAGGCTGGCGATCGCATCCTGGTCGACATCTTCAACGACGAACGTTTCGTCGACGTCATCGGCACCTCCAAGGGTCGCGGTTTTGCTGGCGTCATTCGCCGCCACGGCTTCGGCGGCGGTCCCAAGTCGCACGGCCACATGTTCCAGGTGCAGGGTTCGATCGGTGCTTCGTCGTTCCCCTCGCGCGTATTTCCTGGTCAGCGTATGCCGGGTCATATGGGTCACGCTCAGATCACGGTTCGCAACCTGCGTATTCGCGGTATCGATCTTGAAGATAACCTTCTGCTGGTTGAGGGCGCTGTACCCGGCCCGCGTGATGGCTTCGTGCTGATCTCAAAGGCAAAGGCTCCGCCGCGTGAGCGTCGTGGTTTTGCCGGCGCCGCAACGAAGGACGCCTTGAAGGCTTCCAAGAAGGCTGCACCGTCCAAGAAGAAATAA
- the rplF gene encoding 50S ribosomal protein L6, whose amino-acid sequence MSRIGKKPIALPAGVKYTVSENGNTVMVEGPKGKVSAMLPGGITLVQKDGHLITERQTDKQAAFHGLARALVFNAVTGVTTGWTKEIDIVGIGYRAELKGKNMVVFTLGYSHPIEFPLPTGISVEIDPKQTHLTVSGIDRQKVGQIAADMRSLRKPDPYKNKGVRYTGEKLKKKVGKTGAK is encoded by the coding sequence ATGTCACGTATTGGTAAGAAGCCGATCGCTCTACCTGCCGGCGTAAAGTACACGGTCAGCGAGAACGGCAACACCGTAATGGTCGAAGGGCCCAAGGGCAAGGTCAGCGCGATGCTGCCTGGCGGAATCACCCTCGTCCAGAAGGACGGCCACTTGATCACCGAGCGTCAGACCGACAAGCAGGCAGCCTTCCACGGTCTCGCCCGCGCCCTGGTCTTCAACGCGGTCACCGGCGTCACTACCGGCTGGACCAAAGAGATCGACATCGTCGGCATCGGATACCGTGCTGAGCTGAAGGGGAAGAACATGGTGGTCTTTACCCTGGGCTACTCTCACCCTATCGAGTTTCCTCTGCCCACCGGCATCTCCGTCGAGATCGACCCCAAGCAGACTCACCTCACCGTCTCCGGCATCGACCGGCAGAAGGTGGGCCAGATCGCTGCCGATATGCGCTCTCTCCGCAAGCCCGACCCGTACAAGAACAAGGGCGTTCGCTACACCGGCGAGAAGCTGAAGAAGAAGGTCGGTAAGACCGGAGCGAAGTAA
- the rplN gene encoding 50S ribosomal protein L14 — protein MSVQMRTMLDVADNSGARKLQVILPLGGGLGKKAGLGDVVTAAVKEASPDGTVKKGKVVKAVIVRTRKEYRRRDGTYIRFDQNAAVVINDANEPVGTRVFGPVARELREKKFLKIVSLAPEVI, from the coding sequence ATGTCAGTACAAATGAGAACAATGCTTGACGTAGCCGACAACTCCGGCGCGCGCAAGTTGCAGGTGATCCTGCCCCTCGGTGGTGGTCTCGGCAAGAAGGCAGGCCTTGGCGATGTCGTCACCGCAGCTGTCAAGGAAGCCTCTCCCGACGGCACCGTCAAGAAGGGGAAGGTTGTCAAGGCTGTGATCGTCCGTACGCGCAAGGAGTATCGCCGCCGCGATGGGACGTACATCCGCTTCGACCAGAACGCCGCTGTCGTCATCAACGATGCCAATGAGCCGGTCGGAACCCGCGTGTTTGGACCCGTGGCCCGCGAGCTTCGCGAGAAAAAGTTTCTGAAGATTGTCTCGCTCGCACCTGAGGTCATCTAG
- the rplE gene encoding 50S ribosomal protein L5 has protein sequence MAARLKQKYESEIKQALGKELNITNAMAIPKLEKIVINMGLGEATQNVKIMDPLVADLASIAGQKPVTTKAKKSIAAFKVREGMPIGAMVTLRGDTMYEFLDRLISIALPRVRDFRGVSSKSFDGRGNYTLGLRDQLIFAEIDYAKVDKLKGMNVTIVTTAKDDNGARALLKSFGMPFRVGA, from the coding sequence ATGGCAGCACGTCTGAAGCAGAAGTACGAGAGCGAGATCAAGCAGGCGCTGGGCAAAGAGCTCAACATCACCAACGCCATGGCGATCCCGAAGCTCGAAAAAATCGTCATCAACATGGGTCTCGGCGAAGCCACCCAGAACGTCAAGATTATGGATCCCCTGGTGGCCGATCTTGCCTCCATCGCGGGCCAGAAGCCTGTGACCACCAAGGCCAAGAAGTCCATCGCAGCTTTCAAGGTACGCGAGGGCATGCCCATCGGCGCGATGGTGACCCTGCGGGGCGACACGATGTATGAGTTTCTTGACCGCCTCATCTCGATTGCGCTTCCCCGCGTCCGCGACTTCCGCGGTGTCTCATCGAAGAGCTTCGATGGCCGCGGCAACTACACCCTTGGCCTGCGCGATCAGCTGATCTTCGCTGAGATCGACTACGCCAAGGTCGATAAATTAAAGGGTATGAACGTCACCATCGTCACGACGGCGAAGGATGACAACGGTGCCCGCGCCCTGCTGAAGAGCTTTGGTATGCCCTTCCGCGTTGGAGCATAA
- the rplR gene encoding 50S ribosomal protein L18 has product MINPRQRNVIRQRVHTRIREKMSGTAERPRLNVYRSLNHIYTQLIDDLNGVTIASASSMGKKTEEKKYGGNIAAAAEVGKLIAERAKEKGIKKIVFDRGGYLYHGRVKALADAAREAGLDF; this is encoded by the coding sequence ATGATCAATCCACGTCAGCGTAATGTGATCCGCCAGCGCGTTCACACCCGCATCCGCGAGAAGATGTCTGGCACCGCCGAGCGTCCGCGCCTCAACGTCTATCGCTCGCTCAACCACATCTACACGCAGCTCATCGACGATCTCAACGGAGTCACCATTGCCTCTGCCTCTTCCATGGGCAAGAAGACCGAAGAGAAGAAGTACGGCGGCAACATCGCCGCGGCAGCCGAAGTCGGCAAGCTGATTGCAGAGCGCGCCAAAGAGAAGGGCATCAAGAAGATTGTGTTTGACCGTGGCGGCTACCTGTATCACGGCCGCGTGAAGGCCCTCGCCGATGCAGCCCGTGAAGCGGGTCTTGATTTCTAA
- the rpsC gene encoding 30S ribosomal protein S3, which produces MGQKVHPYGLRLGINKPWKSRWFVERGYDKLLVEDVKLKAELREKLKAAGVSSVEVERPGNKLRLIIRTARPGIIIGRKGAEIDKLKADIQKRTSREVFIDILEVNKPELDAQLVAENIALQLEKRVSFRRAMRKSVDSALRFGCKGIKVRVSGRLNGNEIARSEWYLQGRLPLHTLRADIDYGFAEAHTTYGIIGVKTWVYRGDIYEQKKRRDQGVTTGAFAS; this is translated from the coding sequence ATGGGACAGAAAGTCCATCCGTATGGATTGCGCCTCGGCATCAACAAGCCGTGGAAGTCACGCTGGTTCGTGGAACGCGGCTATGACAAGCTGCTGGTCGAAGACGTCAAGCTGAAGGCTGAGCTGCGCGAGAAGCTGAAGGCTGCCGGTGTCAGCTCGGTCGAGGTTGAGCGCCCAGGCAACAAGCTGCGCCTGATCATCCGCACTGCACGTCCCGGCATCATCATCGGCCGCAAAGGCGCCGAGATCGACAAGCTCAAGGCCGACATTCAGAAGCGGACGTCGCGTGAAGTGTTTATTGACATTCTCGAGGTCAACAAGCCCGAGCTCGATGCTCAGCTGGTTGCCGAGAACATCGCGTTGCAGCTCGAGAAGCGCGTCAGCTTCCGCCGCGCGATGCGCAAGTCGGTTGACTCGGCGCTCCGCTTCGGTTGCAAGGGTATCAAGGTCCGCGTCTCCGGCCGTCTGAACGGAAACGAGATCGCCCGCTCCGAGTGGTATCTCCAAGGCCGTCTGCCGCTGCACACACTGCGCGCCGATATCGACTACGGTTTCGCCGAGGCGCACACCACCTACGGCATCATCGGCGTCAAGACCTGGGTCTATCGCGGCGATATCTACGAGCAGAAGAAGCGTCGCGACCAGGGCGTTACGACTGGCGCATTCGCAAGCTAA
- the rpsH gene encoding 30S ribosomal protein S8 yields the protein MNLTDPVADFLTRIRNSIRARHQKLDVPASKLKAEIARILKEEGYIANYKPTEENGMKVIRVYLKYGPNNEAVIRDLQRVSRPGCRVYLGRDEIRRVQGGLGISIMTTPKGVMTGRQARREGVGGEILCEVW from the coding sequence ATGAACCTCACCGATCCAGTAGCAGACTTTTTGACTCGTATCCGTAACTCCATCCGTGCGCGTCACCAGAAGCTCGACGTCCCTGCCTCCAAGCTTAAGGCCGAGATCGCCCGCATCCTCAAAGAAGAGGGTTACATCGCGAACTACAAGCCGACCGAAGAGAATGGCATGAAGGTCATCCGCGTTTACCTGAAGTACGGCCCGAACAACGAGGCTGTCATCCGCGACCTGCAGCGTGTATCGCGTCCCGGCTGCCGTGTGTATCTTGGCCGCGACGAGATCCGTCGCGTTCAGGGTGGTCTCGGTATCTCCATCATGACGACCCCCAAGGGTGTTATGACCGGTCGCCAGGCGCGTCGCGAAGGTGTTGGCGGCGAGATTCTCTGCGAAGTCTGGTAA
- the rplX gene encoding 50S ribosomal protein L24 — MAGIKIKRNDKVEVIAGKDKGRSGRVLRVIAEKNRVLVEGVMMVKKHVKPNPQRNIKGGIAEQESTIHISNVMLLDGDGKKTRVGSRFEGDTKVRFAKTSGATIAEKKK, encoded by the coding sequence ATGGCAGGCATCAAGATCAAGCGGAATGACAAAGTCGAAGTAATCGCAGGCAAGGACAAGGGCAGGTCAGGCCGCGTCCTTCGCGTCATCGCTGAAAAGAATCGCGTTCTGGTTGAGGGCGTAATGATGGTGAAGAAGCACGTGAAGCCGAACCCTCAGCGGAACATCAAGGGCGGCATCGCGGAGCAGGAGTCCACCATTCACATCTCGAACGTGATGTTGCTTGATGGCGACGGGAAGAAGACTCGCGTTGGATCGCGCTTCGAAGGCGACACGAAGGTACGCTTCGCGAAGACCAGCGGCGCCACGATCGCTGAGAAGAAGAAGTAG
- a CDS encoding type Z 30S ribosomal protein S14, translating into MATTAKRVKDARKPKFKSRQHNRCQLCGRPRAFLRKFGVCRLCFRSLALKGEIPGVVKSSW; encoded by the coding sequence ATGGCAACTACAGCAAAGCGCGTCAAAGACGCAAGGAAACCGAAGTTCAAGTCTCGCCAGCACAACCGCTGCCAGCTCTGCGGTCGTCCCCGCGCCTTCCTGCGGAAGTTTGGCGTATGCCGTCTCTGCTTCCGCTCGCTCGCCCTCAAGGGAGAGATTCCGGGCGTTGTGAAGTCGAGCTGGTAG
- the rpmC gene encoding 50S ribosomal protein L29, producing MEFEKIRNLSDDELKSEQAKAGEQLFRIRFQKSLGNNEGIKKLRTLKLDVARIKTVERQRTLAAEKAANPVVANVAPAKSTRTARKKAKKD from the coding sequence ATGGAATTCGAAAAAATTCGTAATCTCAGTGACGATGAGCTCAAGAGCGAGCAGGCCAAGGCTGGTGAGCAGCTCTTCCGCATCCGCTTCCAGAAGAGCCTCGGCAACAACGAGGGCATCAAGAAGCTGCGGACGCTCAAGCTGGATGTCGCCCGCATCAAGACCGTCGAACGGCAGCGCACCTTGGCCGCCGAGAAGGCCGCTAACCCCGTCGTCGCCAACGTTGCGCCGGCCAAGAGCACTCGCACCGCCCGCAAGAAAGCGAAGAAGGACTAA
- the rpsQ gene encoding 30S ribosomal protein S17 — MADTTNTAAATPEAQTPETQTSRRNEKVGLVVSTKMQKTIVVEIEMRKAHPKYKRVMKSNKKFYAHDEQNSARVGDVVRIREARPLSKLKRWSLEEIVRRSSLALAEEKSAAAVAAEAK; from the coding sequence ATGGCAGATACAACCAACACCGCAGCCGCAACTCCCGAAGCCCAGACTCCTGAGACCCAGACCTCGCGTCGCAATGAGAAGGTTGGTCTGGTCGTCTCGACCAAGATGCAGAAGACGATCGTCGTCGAGATCGAGATGCGCAAGGCGCACCCCAAGTACAAGCGCGTGATGAAGTCGAACAAGAAGTTCTACGCGCATGACGAGCAGAACTCCGCACGCGTCGGCGATGTGGTTCGCATCCGCGAGGCACGTCCTCTGTCGAAGCTCAAGCGCTGGTCGCTCGAGGAGATCGTTCGCCGCTCCTCTCTCGCGCTGGCGGAAGAGAAGTCTGCGGCTGCTGTCGCTGCCGAAGCTAAGTAG
- the rplB gene encoding 50S ribosomal protein L2, translated as MPIKSFRPITPSLRFATKLVNDDITTDKPHKPLLGVKPRTGGRNNNGGLTMRHHGGGHKQKLRLIDFKRDKFGIPGTVATVEYDPNRSSRIALIHYADGEKRYIIQPIGLTVGQSIMSGPEADILVGNALPLKFIPTGTIVHNIELRPGKGAQMARSAGAQVNLIAKEGDYALLKLPSGETRKVLVECMATIGQVGNTDHENVTIGKAGRNRWKGIRPSNRGVSMNPVDHPHGGGEGKTSGGRHPVTPWGQPTRGYKTRNNKRTDVFIVKRRTK; from the coding sequence ATGCCGATCAAATCATTTCGACCGATTACCCCATCACTCCGCTTCGCGACGAAGCTTGTCAACGATGACATTACGACGGACAAGCCGCACAAGCCGTTGCTCGGAGTCAAGCCGCGCACCGGTGGCCGCAATAACAACGGCGGTCTCACGATGCGTCACCACGGTGGTGGTCATAAGCAGAAGCTGCGCCTTATCGACTTCAAGCGCGACAAGTTCGGGATCCCCGGCACGGTTGCGACGGTTGAGTATGACCCGAACCGTAGCTCCCGCATCGCGTTGATCCACTACGCGGACGGCGAGAAGCGCTACATCATCCAGCCGATCGGCCTCACGGTTGGTCAGTCGATCATGAGCGGCCCGGAGGCCGATATCCTCGTCGGCAACGCTCTGCCGTTGAAGTTCATCCCGACTGGAACGATTGTGCATAACATCGAGCTTCGTCCGGGCAAGGGTGCACAGATGGCCCGTTCCGCTGGAGCCCAGGTCAACCTAATCGCCAAAGAAGGCGACTACGCTCTGCTCAAGCTGCCTTCGGGCGAGACCCGCAAGGTTCTTGTCGAGTGCATGGCGACCATCGGACAGGTTGGCAATACTGATCACGAGAACGTCACGATCGGTAAGGCTGGACGCAATCGCTGGAAGGGGATTCGCCCCTCGAACCGTGGTGTCTCGATGAACCCCGTCGATCACCCGCACGGTGGTGGTGAAGGTAAGACTTCAGGCGGCCGTCACCCAGTAACTCCCTGGGGCCAGCCTACTCGTGGATACAAGACCCGCAACAACAAGCGGACCGATGTATTCATCGTGAAGCGTCGTACGAAGTAA
- the rplP gene encoding 50S ribosomal protein L16, with product MLMPKKVKFRKQQRGRMKGKAWRGSDLSFGDFGLKVMECGYITDRQIEASRIAMTRFIKRGGKVWLRLFPDKPITKKPAETRMGKGKGAPDHWVCVVRPGRILFEMEGVTPELAKEAMRLAAHKLPLKTSFVQRHDVKATVVAK from the coding sequence ATGTTGATGCCAAAGAAGGTCAAGTTCCGCAAGCAGCAGCGCGGACGAATGAAGGGCAAAGCGTGGCGCGGCTCCGATCTCTCCTTCGGCGACTTCGGCCTGAAGGTGATGGAGTGCGGTTACATCACCGACCGCCAGATCGAAGCCAGCCGTATCGCGATGACGCGTTTCATCAAGCGTGGCGGCAAGGTTTGGCTCCGTCTGTTCCCGGACAAGCCGATCACGAAGAAGCCTGCCGAAACCCGTATGGGTAAGGGTAAGGGTGCCCCGGATCACTGGGTCTGCGTCGTCCGTCCCGGCCGCATTCTGTTCGAGATGGAAGGTGTCACCCCGGAGCTTGCCAAAGAGGCGATGCGCCTGGCGGCACACAAGCTTCCGCTCAAGACCAGCTTCGTCCAGCGCCACGATGTTAAGGCGACCGTAGTCGCTAAGTAG
- the rpsS gene encoding 30S ribosomal protein S19 produces the protein MSRSAKKGPFIDDHLMKKIVGMNQVNDKKVLRTWSRRSTIHPDFVGHTIAVHNGRKFIPVYVTENMVGHKLGEFSATRTFKGHSARAAETSAKPK, from the coding sequence ATGTCACGTTCAGCCAAAAAAGGTCCTTTCATCGACGATCACCTTATGAAGAAGATTGTGGGGATGAACCAGGTCAACGACAAAAAGGTACTGCGCACCTGGTCGCGCCGGTCCACGATTCACCCGGACTTCGTAGGTCACACCATCGCTGTACACAACGGCCGCAAGTTCATTCCGGTTTACGTGACAGAGAACATGGTGGGCCACAAGCTCGGAGAGTTTTCGGCCACCCGCACCTTTAAGGGCCACTCCGCGCGCGCCGCTGAGACCTCCGCGAAGCCTAAATAA
- a CDS encoding 50S ribosomal protein L23, protein MPTLYTVIRRPLITEKGMTVKETQNTLVFEVALKATKTEVKQAVETLFKVKVNGVRTATVEGKERRRGKFAGYRPDWKKAYVRLKDGEKMPEYLNSL, encoded by the coding sequence ATGCCAACTCTCTATACCGTCATTCGCCGCCCCCTCATCACCGAGAAGGGCATGACCGTCAAGGAGACGCAGAACACCCTGGTGTTTGAAGTCGCCCTGAAGGCTACCAAGACCGAAGTTAAGCAAGCTGTTGAAACACTCTTCAAGGTCAAAGTTAACGGCGTGCGCACCGCGACCGTTGAGGGTAAGGAGCGCCGCCGGGGTAAGTTCGCCGGCTACCGCCCCGACTGGAAGAAGGCTTATGTTCGCCTGAAGGATGGCGAAAAGATGCCGGAGTACCTCAATAGCCTCTAA
- the rplD gene encoding 50S ribosomal protein L4 encodes MANINVVNLAGAKVGEFELVDEVFGAEINDGLLWESVKHYRAALRQGTAATKNRNQVSGAGKKLWKQKGTGRARVGSIRTPLWRGGGTVHGPKPRSYEYAFPQKKLMGALRSAISAKINDGKFTIVDSFEVAEAKTKLFRTALDKLEAGKTTLLVESSRKLDEKLYLGSRNLAGVELVLSSEVHPYDLLRYEHAVFSKDAIEALQETLKKFVSKRSKSTAERSKVAQKEVA; translated from the coding sequence ATGGCAAACATCAACGTAGTAAATCTCGCTGGAGCCAAGGTCGGAGAGTTCGAACTCGTCGACGAGGTCTTCGGGGCAGAGATCAACGACGGCCTCCTTTGGGAGTCGGTGAAGCACTACCGTGCGGCTCTTCGGCAGGGAACAGCTGCTACCAAGAACCGCAATCAGGTCTCCGGTGCAGGCAAGAAGCTTTGGAAACAGAAGGGAACGGGCCGCGCGCGTGTTGGTTCGATTCGCACTCCGCTCTGGCGTGGTGGTGGTACGGTTCATGGACCGAAGCCGCGTAGTTATGAATATGCCTTCCCGCAGAAGAAGCTGATGGGCGCACTCCGCTCCGCGATCTCCGCGAAGATCAACGATGGCAAGTTCACCATCGTCGACTCGTTTGAGGTTGCTGAGGCGAAGACCAAGCTCTTCCGCACTGCGCTCGACAAGCTCGAAGCGGGCAAGACGACTCTTCTGGTTGAGAGCAGCCGCAAGCTCGATGAGAAACTCTACCTCGGCTCGCGCAATCTGGCCGGTGTTGAACTGGTTCTCAGCTCTGAGGTTCATCCCTACGACCTGCTCCGTTATGAGCACGCCGTCTTCTCGAAGGATGCCATCGAGGCTCTTCAGGAGACTCTCAAGAAGTTTGTATCGAAACGCAGTAAGTCAACTGCGGAGCGCAGCAAGGTCGCGCAGAAGGAGGTTGCGTAA